Proteins from a single region of Stutzerimonas stutzeri:
- a CDS encoding NAD(+) kinase encodes MEQFRNIGIIGRLGSSQVLDTIRRLKRFLVERHLHVILEENIAEVLPGHGMQTSSRQRLGESCDLVIVVGGDGSLLGAARAMAKHRVPVLGINRGSLGFLTDIRPDELEEKVAEVLNGQYTLENRFLLEAQARRFDEPIGEGDALNDVVLHPGKSTRMIEFELYIDGQFVCSQKADGLIVATPTGSTAYSLSAGGPIMHPRLDAIVVVPMYPHTLSSRPIVVDGNSELKIVVSPNMQIYPQVSCDGQNHFTCAPGDTVTVRKKPQKLHLIHPLDHNYYEVCRTKLGWGSRLGGGD; translated from the coding sequence ATGGAGCAATTCCGCAATATCGGCATCATCGGCCGCCTGGGTAGCTCCCAGGTGCTGGATACCATTCGCCGGCTGAAGCGATTCCTCGTCGAGCGCCATTTGCATGTGATTCTCGAAGAGAACATTGCCGAGGTGCTGCCCGGCCATGGCATGCAGACCTCTTCACGGCAGCGGCTGGGCGAATCCTGTGACCTGGTGATCGTGGTCGGTGGCGACGGCAGTCTGTTGGGCGCAGCCCGGGCGATGGCCAAGCACCGGGTGCCGGTACTCGGCATCAACCGTGGCAGTCTCGGCTTTCTCACCGACATCCGCCCGGATGAGCTGGAGGAGAAGGTCGCCGAAGTGCTCAACGGCCAATACACTCTGGAAAACCGCTTCCTGCTCGAAGCCCAGGCGCGACGCTTCGATGAGCCGATCGGCGAGGGCGATGCACTCAACGATGTGGTGCTGCATCCGGGCAAATCCACGCGCATGATCGAGTTCGAGCTGTACATCGACGGCCAGTTCGTCTGCAGCCAGAAGGCCGACGGCCTGATCGTGGCGACCCCCACCGGTTCCACTGCCTACTCGCTGTCGGCGGGCGGGCCGATCATGCATCCGCGATTGGACGCTATCGTCGTCGTGCCCATGTACCCGCACACGCTGTCGAGCCGCCCGATCGTGGTCGATGGCAACAGCGAGCTGAAGATCGTCGTGTCGCCGAACATGCAGATATACCCCCAGGTGTCCTGCGACGGCCAGAACCACTTCACCTGCGCGCCGGGCGATACCGTGACCGTGCGCAAGAAGCCACAGAAGCTGCACCTGATCCATCCTCTGGACCACAACTACTACGAAGTCTGCCGAACCAAGCTGGGTTGGGGTAGCCGCCTCGGCGGGGGCGATTGA
- a CDS encoding DUF1853 family protein produces the protein MNLCSLADLPNRLQHPQVRDLAWTVLSPPLLSEAPQCQRHPLSASRWNSEPGLLGDWLLRQDSEPSILEAWLSLHSIRRLGLYYERLWQYALSQAPDIQLLAANLPIRQNGSTLGELDLLFCDDQGVHHLELAVKFYLGLGPGDGSQHAHWLGPGSHDRLDLKLVHMCQHQLPLCSQPATLAVLAELTGRPVQSSFWLGGYLFQPWPNGCSPPLGANPHHLRGQWLRQSDWPAYEAEGPGAVWQPIERSAWLAAARIPAAQRWDTSCFADWLASGPAAARAQLLARLEPDDAGAWLERERVFLVADDWPRNSTTTQPLSPN, from the coding sequence ATGAACCTATGCAGTCTCGCCGACCTCCCCAACCGCCTCCAGCATCCGCAGGTGCGCGATCTCGCCTGGACGGTTCTTTCACCGCCATTGCTGAGCGAGGCGCCGCAGTGTCAGCGTCATCCGTTGAGCGCAAGCCGCTGGAACAGTGAGCCGGGACTGCTAGGCGACTGGCTGCTGCGTCAGGATTCCGAGCCGTCCATCCTCGAAGCCTGGCTGTCGCTGCACAGCATTCGCAGGCTGGGCCTGTATTACGAGCGGCTGTGGCAGTACGCGCTGTCCCAAGCGCCAGATATCCAGCTGCTCGCCGCCAATCTTCCGATCCGGCAGAACGGCAGTACCCTCGGCGAGCTGGACCTGCTGTTCTGCGATGACCAGGGCGTGCACCATCTCGAGCTGGCAGTGAAGTTCTACCTGGGGCTCGGACCGGGCGATGGCAGCCAACACGCGCACTGGCTCGGCCCTGGCAGCCATGACCGCCTCGACCTCAAGCTGGTCCACATGTGCCAGCACCAGCTGCCGCTGTGCAGCCAGCCAGCGACACTGGCTGTGCTCGCCGAACTCACCGGCAGGCCAGTACAGAGCAGCTTTTGGCTGGGTGGCTATCTGTTCCAGCCCTGGCCGAACGGCTGCTCGCCGCCACTCGGGGCCAATCCGCACCATTTGCGTGGCCAGTGGCTACGTCAGTCTGACTGGCCAGCCTACGAGGCCGAAGGACCCGGAGCGGTCTGGCAGCCTATCGAGCGCAGTGCATGGCTAGCGGCAGCGCGCATCCCGGCTGCGCAGCGTTGGGACACCAGCTGTTTCGCCGACTGGTTGGCCAGCGGACCGGCCGCCGCACGAGCTCAGCTGCTGGCACGCCTGGAACCGGATGACGCAGGCGCCTGGCTGGAACGGGAGCGGGTATTTCTCGTTGCCGACGATTGGCCACGCAACAGCACTACGACGCAGCCCCTGTCACCCAACTGA
- the chrA gene encoding chromate efflux transporter codes for MPTDPHLDSATARLDAWTIFLVFLRLGLTSFGGPIAHLGYFRNEFVQRRRWLDERSYVDLVALCQFLPGPASSQVGLAIGLLRGGYRGSLAAWAGFTLPSAIALTLFALGIANWGDELPSGLLQGLKIVAVAVVAQAVWGMARTLCTDGPRVAIALAAASAVLLLPFVWGQVGVIVAAGLLGLLIFRPAATESPSALPVAVTGRTALAALVLFFALLALLPLLASGTDSQALAQVDAFYRTGALVFGGGHVVLPLLQAEVVPSGWVDNDAFLAGYGAAQAVPGPLFTFAAFLGASMNVGPSNWLGAALCLVAVFAPSFLLVIGVLPFWERLRSNRRTQAALAGVNAAVVGLLLAALYDPVWTSAIKAAEHFVLALLALAALMYWKLPPWLVVLGGAVGGALVGLVN; via the coding sequence ATGCCTACCGACCCACACCTTGATTCGGCAACCGCCCGGCTCGACGCCTGGACGATTTTCCTGGTGTTTCTACGCCTTGGCCTGACCTCCTTTGGCGGGCCGATCGCACATCTCGGTTACTTCCGCAACGAGTTCGTCCAGCGACGCCGCTGGCTGGATGAACGCAGCTACGTCGACCTCGTTGCGCTCTGCCAATTCCTCCCCGGACCAGCCAGCAGCCAGGTTGGCCTGGCGATCGGCCTGTTGCGTGGCGGTTATCGCGGCTCGCTGGCAGCTTGGGCGGGCTTTACCCTGCCATCGGCAATCGCGCTGACGTTGTTCGCGCTTGGCATCGCCAACTGGGGTGATGAACTACCCAGCGGACTTCTTCAGGGCCTGAAGATCGTAGCCGTCGCCGTGGTGGCGCAGGCGGTCTGGGGAATGGCGCGCACGCTATGCACTGATGGGCCGCGAGTGGCCATCGCCTTGGCTGCCGCCAGCGCCGTGCTGCTGCTTCCGTTCGTCTGGGGCCAGGTTGGCGTCATCGTTGCGGCCGGTTTGCTTGGCCTGCTGATATTCCGGCCAGCCGCCACAGAGTCGCCTTCTGCATTGCCGGTCGCGGTCACAGGGCGAACTGCATTGGCGGCACTGGTCCTGTTCTTTGCGTTGCTTGCGTTACTGCCGCTGCTCGCCAGCGGCACGGACAGCCAGGCATTGGCACAGGTCGATGCGTTCTACCGTACCGGCGCGCTGGTGTTCGGTGGCGGCCACGTCGTGTTGCCTCTGTTACAGGCGGAAGTAGTGCCGTCAGGCTGGGTGGATAATGATGCTTTTCTGGCCGGTTATGGTGCCGCACAGGCCGTGCCGGGACCGCTGTTCACCTTTGCTGCCTTTCTCGGCGCATCGATGAATGTAGGGCCCAGCAACTGGCTGGGCGCTGCACTGTGCTTGGTGGCCGTATTTGCACCATCGTTTCTGCTGGTGATCGGCGTTCTGCCGTTCTGGGAGCGGCTGCGCAGCAATCGTCGCACTCAGGCGGCACTTGCGGGAGTAAATGCGGCGGTAGTCGGGCTGCTGCTGGCGGCGCTTTACGATCCGGTGTGGACCAGCGCGATCAAGGCAGCGGAACACTTCGTCCTGGCCCTGCTCGCCCTTGCCGCGCTGATGTACTGGAAACTGCCACCCTGGCTCGTGGTGCTCGGTGGCGCCGTTGGTGGCGCCCTCGTCGGCCTGGTGAACTGA
- a CDS encoding sulfite exporter TauE/SafE family protein, whose translation MLLDIALNVLLGLALGTLGGLFGIGGGLIAIPVLGVLFGLDQQLAQGTALVMVVPNVLLAIWRYHQRNRIDWCHALALGSASFVFAIVGAAVAVSLDPGRMRLAFVGFLLALAAYTLLRVFLRPASGDGQLRHPWPWLGLLGAGAGALGGLFGVGGAVIATPILTSVFGTSQVVAQGLSLALAAPSTGVTLVTYALHHQVNWLLGLPLAVGGLLSISMGVRLAHALPERLLRFLFSIFLVASAVLLVLES comes from the coding sequence ATGCTGCTCGATATCGCTTTGAACGTCCTGCTGGGGCTAGCGTTAGGCACGCTCGGCGGATTGTTCGGTATTGGCGGCGGGCTGATCGCGATTCCGGTGCTGGGCGTGCTGTTCGGCCTGGACCAGCAACTGGCGCAGGGCACGGCGCTGGTGATGGTAGTGCCCAATGTGCTGCTCGCCATCTGGCGCTATCACCAGCGCAATCGCATCGATTGGTGCCATGCTCTTGCGCTGGGCAGCGCCAGTTTCGTCTTTGCGATCGTCGGTGCGGCCGTTGCCGTGTCCTTGGACCCCGGGCGCATGCGCCTGGCGTTCGTCGGGTTTCTCCTTGCACTGGCGGCGTACACGTTATTGCGGGTGTTTCTACGCCCGGCATCCGGTGACGGTCAGCTACGCCATCCCTGGCCATGGCTAGGCCTGCTCGGTGCCGGTGCTGGAGCTCTAGGTGGTCTGTTCGGTGTTGGGGGGGCGGTCATCGCCACGCCGATCCTGACCAGCGTGTTCGGCACCTCTCAGGTGGTTGCCCAGGGACTCTCGCTAGCGCTGGCGGCGCCGAGCACGGGCGTCACCCTGGTCACCTACGCGCTGCATCATCAGGTCAACTGGCTGCTGGGCTTGCCCTTGGCCGTTGGCGGATTGCTCAGCATCAGCATGGGGGTTCGCCTAGCCCATGCGTTGCCGGAACGGCTGTTGCGTTTTCTGTTCAGCATTTTTCTGGTGGCCAGCGCGGTGCTGTTGGTACTGGAGAGCTGA